The sequence GAATATGCGCTATACCTTAAAAAAACGGTACGGCTTTAGCCGCGATTTAAGCAAAAAAATGCGCGTGCCGTGCGTGTTTTCTACCGAGCAAATTACCCCGCCGCAGGTGGCCGAAGCTTGTGCCAGCGATGCCGCCCCGCAAGGCCTATCTTGCGCAGGCTACGGCGCCAGTATGATGGTCACGGCCACGTTTGGCCTACATTGTGCTCAGGCGTGTATTGATGCCTTAGTGAAACAATCTCAGGCACAGCTGGCCAAGGCTGGCTCATGACGGTTCACGACGCAGCCCTAGGCGTGCCGTTGGCTCATGTGTTTGGGCAGCCAGTGTTGGACGTGCCGCAGGATTTATTCATTCCACCTGATGCTTTGAAGGTGGTGTTGGAAAGTTTTGAAGGCCCGTTGGATTTGCTGTTGTATTTGATCCGTAAGCAAAACATGGACGTGCTGAATATTCCCATGGTGGCCATTACCGAGCAATATTTGGCTTACATCAGCGGCATGCAGCAGCACCAGCTGGATTTGGTGGCCGAGTATTTGCTGATGGCGGCCATGCTGATAGAGATTAAATCACGCTTATTGCTGCCGAAGCTGCATCAGGCTGAGGATGAAGAAGAAGATCCGCGCGCTGAGCTGGTGCGCCGCCTTTTGGCCTATGAACAAATGAAGCTGGCCGCAGCAGGATTGGATGAATTGCCCCAGGCTGGGCGAGATTTTGCTTGGGTGGTGATGCATTTAGAAGGTGATGCGGTGGCGCCACAGCTGCCCGATGTGTGCGTGGCAGACTTAAAACAGGCGTGGCTGGCGATTTTATCGCGCGCCAAACACACTCAAAGTCATCAGGTTCAAACCGAAACCTTGTCGGTGCGGGCGCAGATGACGCATATCTTGCAGCAGTTGCAGACGAGCGGCTCGGCAGTGTTTGAGGCTTTTTTTGACATCGAAGCCGGCGTGACCCATCTGGTGGTGAGTTTTATCGCCGTGTTGGAGCTGGTGAAAGAAGGCCTGATTCGGATTGTGCAAGAGGCGCCTTATCGGCCGATCTGGGTACACGGCAGTGGCTCCTCAGCCTCACTGTAAAGAATAAAGAGAGACTAAATATGAAGGTTGTGAATCCCAAAGTACACGAAACCTTGCGAGATCATTATATGATTTTACCGCACTGTAAAGCTCTAGGTTTGCGCTATGACGGCGTTGAGGGTGACGCCATTGTGCTGAGCTTACCTTGGCAAAAGGTGCTTAACGGCGCCGATGGTGCCATGCATGGCGGACCTTTAGCGACGCTGGTTGACGTGGCTTGCGCCATCTCGGTGACGGCGTGGCTGCCTCAGTTTGAGGCATTGGCCACTTTAGACATGCGCTTGGATTTTTTACGTCCAGTGCGGCCTAACGTCCCTGTCGTGGCGCGCGCCGTGTGTGAACGGGTAGAGGGCATGATTGCCTACGTGAAGGCCGAGTGCCATCAAGAAGGAGAGTCTGAGCCAGTGATGTTGTGTACTGCTGCCTTCATTCGCTCACCGTTGCCGCGTGCGGTTTTGGAGGCTTGGACATGAGTTTTATAGAACGCAAAAGCGCTACGGCCACTTTGTATCAGCACATGCCGTACGCTCAATGGATTGACATGCGGGTAGGGCATGATGCGGCGCATGCGCAGCTGTGCCACTTGCCTTTTCGTGCCGATTTAATCGGCAATACGGTTTTGCCGGCTTTACACGGCGGCCTGATGGCAGGCTTTTTGCAGTCGGCGGCGTGGGTGGGTGCTTTTGGTGCAGCTGAAGGGCCGGTGAAACTATTGGATTTTTCGCTGGACTATTTACGCCCGGGATTGGCTCAGGATGCTTATGCTGATTTTGACATTGTGCGCATAGGCCAGCGCATCGTTAATGTGCAGGTGCGCATGTGGCAAAGCGATAAGGCTAAATTAATCGCCACGGCGCGGGCGCATTTTGAGCGCGTGTAGTTGAAATGAAGATCATAAAAAAGCAAACCGTTTGGTTTGCTTTTTTTGTGGGTGGGGATGGTGTAAAGCGCAGCGTGCCTACCGTTTTGAATTATTTAATTAATAGCATTAATAATGCTTCGGTTACTTTGCTATTGATTAGTCGTTTTGTTTCGCCTACAGGCGAAAGGCAACCTTTAATCAATAGCGATATGGCCGAAGCACTGACGGTCGATTGAATACAAATGACCAACAAGCCATGATCGTTCATCATCGTTCACAGCAAACACGGCTCATTGGCGCAAAAGGCCACTAAGTGATCAATGAGGGCGCGTACCCGTGCCGGCACATAGCGCTGCTGCGGCCAGACCACGTACACCTCACGCGGTTTGCCCGCCCATTCGGGCAAGATATGCACCAGGCTGCCTTCGTTGAGGTGGGCCTGGCTCAGATGAGGTTGCGTAAAGGCGATGCCCATGCCCGCCGCGGCCATGCTGATGGCCAAATTTAATTCATTGACGTGAAATCGAGCTTGGGGCTGAAAGTGCCGTTGTGCTTCGCTGTGCTGCTGATAGAGCGTCCACGTATGTAGAGGGAAGGCCGTGATCAAGGCCTGTTGGGGTAGGTTGTCGATGCTGATCGGGCCTGCTTGCTCACAGTAGTGGGGAGACGCCACCAAAATAGCCGGTGCAATGCTGCCCAGACAGCGCATATTGAGGTCGGAGTCGGGCAGGGGGCCAAAACGAATGGCTAAGTCCGCGCCAGTGTCGATGAGGCTTTGGGTGTGGTTGTTGAGGCTGAGGTCGAGCTTAATGTCGGGATGGGCTTGCATGAAGCTGGCCCAGGCTGGCGCTAGGAGGCTGTTGGCAAGATTGACTGGCGCGAGTACGCGTAGTGGCCCGGCGATTTCGTGAAAGTTTTTATGCAGTTGGTCGGTGGTTTGCTGGAGGGCATTCAGCAGGGGTTGGCACTGTTCGTAATACTGCCAGCCTTCGGGTGTGGGCGTCATGTTGCGCGCCGTTCGGGTTAAAAGCTTGTGGCCTAGCTTTTGCTCCAGCTTTTGCAGGCGTCGCGTCAGGGTCGAGGCGGGTATGCCGTTGAGTTCGGCGGCGGCGTTGAGGCTGCCGCAGCTGACTATTTGGGTGAAAAGGGCTAGGTCATCCAGCATAATGATTCCATTTTTGGAATTTAAGAATTAATTAATCAATATATTATTAAAAATGGAAGGTGTCTATACTCAGCGTCATCTTAATGATTGATGAAAGGGAATAAAGCCATGTCCGATTTATTTAAATATCGAATGATTTTTTCAGCCATGATGTCTTGCTTAATGGCAGGCCTGATGACGGGGTGGGTGACTTGGTTGAATTTGGGTTCAGCATTTACGCTTGAGCGTTGGGGTGGTGCGTTTGTGACGGCTTGGCCGGCAGGGTTTACGATTGTGTTGTTAGGGGCGCCCACGGTTCAGCGCTTAGCCGCAGGTGCGTTTGAACGCGTGGTGGGCAAGCCGTTGGCCGCCAATAAATAAAGTTTCTTCAGGCCGCCTGAGCGTCAGCGCTCAAGCGGCCAGATGATGGTTAAATCAGCGCAGTGGGTGCAGTGATCACGCCGTTGCGATCAACGTAGACATAGTGGCCTGGCGTGAAGGTGACGCCGCCAAACTGAATGGGCAGGTTAACCTGGCCTTCGTCTTTACGTACTGATTTAATCGGCACGGCGCCTAGGGCTGCGATGCCGATGTCTAAGGTGGCTAAGGCATCCACGTCGCGGCAGGCGCCGTAGATTAACACCCCGGCCCAATGATTTTTAACCGCGCTGGCGCCAATCATGTCGCCAATGAGGGCATTTCTCAGGCTGCCGCCGCCGTCGACAACCAAGACTTTGCCTTCGCCGTCGGTATTCAATAGCGATTTGACCTTGCTGTTGTCTTCAAAGCATTTGACGGTAATGATTTGGCCGCTAAAAGCCGATCGGGCACCATAGTGGTGCCAGTGTAGGCCCGTCACCACGCTGACGCTGTCAGGATGGTCGTCGCATAGATCGCAGGTGATAAAGTCCGTCATCAGTCTCTCCTTTAAGTCATGATGGCTGTTGTACATTGCTTATGGGATCAGTATAGACCGACTGTTTGCAGCTGTCATGGGCGTAAACGTAAAAAAGCCCGTACGTTGAGCGTACGAGCTTAGTGTGGGGTCCTCCGCATGTGCCGTCTTGGCCGATCCGCTTGAACCTTGCTGACAAGGTTGACCGCTCCTGGATAGTTTTGGGGATACTTCTAAAAAGAAGCGTCACACGCCTACTATGCGCCTGGCAGTCGAAAAGCGAATTATTGGTTCAAAGGAATTGAGCCATCGCGAACACTGCAGAGGAAAAACTTTGGGGTGGAAGGTTACTTGGGTGCAGAAGCAAGGGCTTCGTCACACAGGCGACTCATGTGGGTGATTTTGTGTTCCAAAGTGGCCACATCCAGTCCACCACTTATGGTTAATTTTAACAAATCATGGGCTAAGTTTAAAGCCGCAATGATGGCTATTTTGTCCGTTTCGACAATACGGCCTTGTTTCGTAATGGTATCTATTTTGTCATTCAACATGTCGACGGCCTGTAACAGCGTACGGCGTTCAGCCTCAGGCGTGGCGATGGTGAAGGTGCGACCCATGATGGTGATGTCTACCGGTGTTGGATTCATGCTTGTGGCTCCTCAGGGGATGAAGTGGGCAATCGATTCATGAGGGCACGCACGTCTTCAGCGCTTTGGGCAATGGTGGCCAAAAGGGTTTGGTTGCGCGCTTTAAGCGCATGAATGCTTTGCTCAGCACTTTGCTGCAGGTCGTTTAGGGCTTGGTCGCTGTCGAGGGCAAGCTGTTGCTTTTCTGCCGTCAATTTTGATACCTGAGCGCTTAAGGCCTGGTTGGCTAAGGTCAATTCATTCATCTTGGCTGTCATTTTGACAATGCAAGATTCTAAGTAGTCTAGTTCACGTTCCATAATGTCAGGATAGCTTTTCGGATGGGTTTCGTCAATGTTTATCGACCCGCTCAAAGCCAGATGAGCCTTGTAAAATCTGGCTTTGGGGCGGATGTGGATGGACTCTTTAGGTCAGAGAGCCTGCTCATAAGATGGAGTGCGTTTTGGCCAAAACGTTCAATCTTCCTGCTTGGGGTCGCGCATCATCAGCTGTTCGGCCACGGCCTTTACCTTGATGTGGCCATCTAGCAATTGGCTGATGATGGCGGTGATGGGCATGTCGATGTTTTTGCTCTGAGCCAAGCGTGCGACTTCCTTAGTGGTTTTCACGCCTTCCGCTACGTGGCCAAGCTCGGCCAAAATCGTCGGTAAGCTCTTGTCTTCGGCCAGCTTCAGACCAACGGTGCGGTTGCGCGACAGGTTGCCCGTACAGGTTAAAATCAGATCGCCCATGCCGGCTAAACCCATGAGTGTGGTATTTTGGGCACCGCTGGCGATGGCAAGGCGATTGATTTCGGCCAAGCCCCGCGTCATCAAGGCTGCGCGAGCATTGAGGCCGTAGTTAAGGCCGTCTGCGATGCCGGTGGCGATTGCCATGACGTTTTTAACCGCGCCACCGATGGCAGCGCCAATGATGTCGGTGTTGGCGTAAAGACGTAAGGTTTGGTTGTTGAGCTGCTGGGCGACGTCGGTAATCCATGCCTCATTTGGGGCGGCCAGGGTCACGGCGCAAGGTAGGCCTTGGGCCAGCTCTTGCGCAAAACTCGGGCCAGAAAGGGCGCCGTAGCAGGCATGCTCTGGGTAAACGTCGAGAATGACTTCATGTGGCAATAGGCCGGTGCCTTCTTCAAAGCCTTTACAGGCCGTGATGATGGGCGTGTGGGTAAAGTCATGTGCCAATAGCGTCGGGCGTAGGCCCGCTACCGATGTGGCGATCAACACTAGGTCGGCTTCGGCGCAAGCGGCAGCCAAAGACGGGGCAATAGATAGCCCAGCGGGAAACGCAAAGCCGGCTAAATAGCGTTCATTGGTACGAGACTGTGCCATTTGGGCACAGTCTTCGGGATTGCGCGTCCATAAAGACACTTGGTGTTCGGCAGCAAAGTGGATGGCTAGGGCCGTACCCCACGCACCGGCGCCAATCACGGCAATATTCATCATGACAAGGTTCTTTATGCGGATATAAGAGGGTTTAAATTCTAACAAAAATAATCGCCGTTTAGCGAAATACTTGGCTTTACGCTGATTTTTATCGTAAATTCTGCGTGGGCTAGCGAAAATTTTAGTGGTATATCGTGCGTTTTAAAAGTATCATATGCGCTATTAGTGCGGCTTACTGTTGAAAAGACACGTAAAAACCGCACATTTTTACTAGAAATGAAGCTGGCTTGATGGGTGTTACGCATTGATTAAGCTAGTGATTTGGTTAATATAGTTAATTTTTTGAAATAAATAGATAGGAAACTCTAATTTTTTTCGGTACAATCTCACCGAATTAGAACTTTCCTCATTTTGAAAGGTGTAAAGGAATCTTATTATGGAAAATATCGAACAGCGCGTAAAAAAAATCGTTGCCGAACAATTGGGCGTTAACGAAGCTGAAGTTAAAAATGAATCTTCTTTCCAAGATGATTTGGGCGCTGACTCTTTAGACACTGTTGAATTGGTTATGGCTTTGGAAGAAGCATTTGAGTGCGAAATTCCTGATGAAGAAGCAGAAAAAATCACCACAGTACAACAAGCCATCGATTTCGTACAAGCAAATCTTAAGTAAGTCTTGTCGATAGGTGCAAGCCTCTGTTTCGTTTGCTTAAGCTGATGGCTTAAGCCAGCTAAACAGAGGTTTTTTACTTTTTTGGGATCAAGTATGAGTAAAAGAAGAGTAGTCATTACTGGTTTAGGCCACGTGTCGCCAGTGGGTAACGATATTGCGACAGGCTGGGCAAATTTGCTGGCTGGTAAAAGTGGTATCGATACCATTACCCGATTTGATGCATCTAATCTTGCCTGTCAGTTTGCCGGGGAAGTAAAAGATTTTGATGTGACTCAGTATATTTCGAGCAAAGACGCGCGCCGCATGGATGTGTTCATCCATTACGGGATTGCTGCCGCTTTGCAAGCGATTGATGATGCACAGCTGGATGATATTCCAGGCCTAGACAAAACCCGTGTGGGGGTCAATATTGGCTCCGGCATCGGTGGGTTACCCATGATTGAAGAGACTGGTCGTCAGGCAGAAGCCAGCGGCCCGCGTAAAATCAGCCCATTCTTTATTCCCGGTTCGATCGTGAACATGATTGCCGGTAACGTGTCGATTCTTAAAGGCTATCAAGGCCCAAGCTACGGCATTGTGTCTGCTTGCACCACCGGTACCCACTGTATTGGTGACTCTGCGCGCATGATTCAATACGGTGACGCCGACATCATGGTGGCGGGCGGTGCTGAAGGCGCGGTGACCATGTTAGGCATTGGCGGCTTTGCGGCTTGTAAAGCCTTGTCTACCCGCAATGACGATCCTAAAACGGCTTCGCGTCCTTGGGATAAGGGCCGCGATGGCTTTGTGATGGGTGAGGGTGCCGGCGTTTTGGTGTTGGAAGAATACGAACACGCCAAAAAACGTGGCGCGACCATTTATGCTGAGCTGGTTGGCTTTGGCATGAGTTCTGATGCCCACCACATTACTGCACCAGTCGAAGACGGTTCTGGCGCCGCTTTGGGCATGAGCAATGCCTTGCGTGATGCTGGCTTAAACCCAGAAGACGTGGATTACGTGAATGCTCACGGTACGTCTACGCCTTTAGGTGACGTGGCTGAAACCACGGCCGTGAAGCGTACCTTTGGCGATCACGCTAAAAATTTGGTAGTGAATTCGACTAAATCAATGACGGGTCACCTTTTGGGTGGTGCTGGCGGCGTTGAGGCGGTGTTCTCAGCCTTGGCCGTGCATCACCAAATTTCACCCCCGACCATCAACATCTTTGATCAAGATATTGAAGGCGGCTGTGACCTAGACTATTGTAAAGAAGGTGCGCGCGAGATGACGATTCGTGCGGCGATTTCAAACTCGTTTGGGTTTGGCGGCACCAACGGTACTTTGGTGTTCAAGAAAATCTAAGCGACACGCGTTAGATTAAAAAGGCTGTCTGAATCCGTTCAGGCAGCCTTTTTGTTAGAAAGAGTGATTAGTACATGAGAATATTATTACAAAGGGTGCGTCAGGCTGCGGTGACGGTCGACGCCGAAACCATAGGCGAAATTGGCGCTGGCGTTTTGCTGCTGGTGGGCGTGGGGCCAGACGACAACGAGGCTGATGTGGCTTATTTGGTGAAAAAAATCAGCAAGCTGCGGATTTTTGATGACGCCGCAGGCGTGATGAATCTGTCTCTATTGGATACCGGCCTAGAGGCGTTGGCCGTGAGCCAGTTCACCCTGTTTGCCCAAACCCATAAAGGCAATCGTCCCTCTTATGCCCATGCGGCTCCGCCAGACATTGGCCTGCATTGGTTTAATGTATTTGTGCATGAGCTGTCGCAGGCCTTGGGCAAGTCGGTGCCTACTGGTGAGTTTGGCGCCGACATGCAGGTGGCCTTGGTCAATGATGGGCCGGTCACGCTGTGGCTGGACAGCCAAGTTCGTTAAACCGCTTACAGCAGCACGCTGCCCAGCAAAAAGCCAAACGCCACCGACAGCGTAATCGCCACCACGCCCGGAATTAAAAACGGGTGGTTAAATATATAGCGACCGATGCGGGTAGAGCCTGTGTCGTCGATTTGGACGGCGGCAATCAGCGTTGGGTAGGTGGGCAGAATGAACAGCGCCGACACGGCTGCAAAAGACGCCACCGCAGTAAGCGGGCTGACGCCCAGAAGCAGCGCCGCTGGCATGATGGCTTTGGCCGTGGCCGCCTGAGAATATAAAAGCGTGGAGGCAAAAAACAGCACCACGGCCAGCAGCCACGGCGCATCTTGCAATAGGGCGCCGGCCACGTCTTTGATGTCCTCTAGATGGGCCTGCACAAAAGTATCGCCCAGCCACGCCACGCCTAAGACGCAAATACAGGCGCTCATGCCCGATTTAAACGTACTGGCGTTGAGGATGGCAGCGGTGTCGACATGGCAAAATAGGGTAATGGCGGTGGCGATACTGAGCATAAACACCACAATGGCGTCGTCTCGCCCTAAAGTCGGGTCGCTGATCAGGCCAACCGAGGGGCTGATGGCGGTGGCGTACAGCATCACGGCTAGGATGCCGAGTAAAAACAGCAGCACAGAACGTTTGGCTTGAGGCTTAAGCGCCTGGGCGTGAACGCGTTCGGCGCTGACCAGCCCACGCGCCAAACGATCTTGATAGATGGGGTCGTCTTTGAGTTCAACGCCCAAGAAGTTACTCAATAAGGCGGTGAGCATCACGGCGGCAAACGTCGTGGGTAAGACGATGGCCAATAAGGTCAGATAGCCTACGCCCAGCGGCTCAAGCAGCCCAGCCACAAACACCACTGCTGCTGAAATAGGCGAGGCGGTGATGGCGATCTGCGAGGCCACGACGGCGATGGACAACGGCCTCGACGGCCGAATGCCTTGGCCTTTGGCGACTTCGGTGATGACGGGGAGGGTGGAAAAGGCGGTGTGGCCAGTGCCGGCCATGATGGTCATGCTGTAGGTGACGATGGGGGCCAGAAAAGTGATGTATTTAGGGTGTTTGCGCAGCAGCTTTTCGGCCAGGCTAACTAAATAATCCATCCCGCCGGCCACCTGCATGGCGGCAATGGCGGCGATCACCGCCATGATGATTTGGATCACATCATAGGGTATGTGCCCAGGCTTGATGTCGGCCAGGAGCGTCAACAGCAACACCCCTAAACCGCCGGCAAAGCCAATCCCAATCCCGCCAAGGCGGGCCCCTAAATAAATTGCCATTAAGACAATGACAAATTCGAACGCCAACATGATTTGCTCCTAGAATAGGAGTGGCATGGTTACTGTCACTCAATTAGTAAACCGTAATGCCTGGCGCCAAATGGTTAGGGCAAGGCCTCCACGCCTTGTCCCGAGCTGTGGCTATCCTGTTCTGCGGCCGCTGCCGGCGTGTCGATCACGGCGGGGGCGGCAGGTTCAATGACGGGACGCTCAAGTTGACCATCGGTCCAGTTAAGGGGGATTAAATCGCCCTTAATGCTATTTTTTCCCGTGCTGTTGACGCACGAGATGCAGTTGTCTAAGCCCGACTGATTGGCCAATACTTTGGACACCAGCGCATCGTTTACCGGTTTGCCGGTTTCTTTTGACCACGCTTTAATCGTGGCCAATAGCTTAGGTTTGTCTAAATTCTTTTGGAAGTAGGGGTCTTTATAGGCCGCCAACCATAACCGACCGTCGGCGTCTTGGTTCAGCGACGCCATTTGGTAGATCACCGACACTTCGGTTTCGCGCTGCACTTTGGCCGCTACTTCTAAAGCCTCTGGACTTTTCATGCGTACGCAGCCGTGGCTACGCACGCCAGGAATCACGCTCGGTGCATTGGTGCCGTGGATGCCCAGGCCCAGTTTCGGATCGCCAAAGCGAATGAAGACGGGGCCTAAAGGGTTTTTCGGGCCGGGGGCGATGGTTTGCACTGGGGTTTGGCCTTTGGCGCGCATTTCTTTTTGGATGGATTGCGGCACGTGCCAGGTCGGATTGCGATGAGTCGCGCCTATTTTATAAGAGCCAAGCGGGGTTTTGGTGGCGTTCTTGCCAACCACAATAGGGTACACCTTGACGATTTTGTTGTTTTCGTAGAAAAACAATCGTTGTTGCGGTACGTTGACCACAATGTGTTGGAGGGATTCGCTGGGCGCAACGTCGGGCAGGAGTTCGCCAGCAAAAGCCAAAGATGTACTGCCACAGATGAGCGTGGTTAGTAAGAGACGTTTCATAAAGACCCCTCAGTATTAATAGAGTTATTTCAAATCATCATAACTGAAATTGGTCAAAAAAATGTTAGAATAACGCTCTATTTTGAGAATGTTTGATTAAATATTACTTTTCGGATGGTTTCTGTGTCTAATATAGCAAAAATTGAATCACTTGATCATGAGGGTCAAGGGGTTGCCCACGTCGATGGCAAAACCATCTTCATCAGCAATGCGCTGCCTTATGAAACGGTTGAGTATCGGTCTTACCGTCGTAAGGCGGCTTTTGAGCTGGCCGATTCGGTCGAAATTTTGTCGGCCTCTTCGGCGCGTGAAGTGCCTGAATGTCCTAATTATGGCGTGTGCGGTGGCTGTTCGATGCAGCATGTGGCGTTTCAAACCCAAGTGGCGGTTAAACAACGTATTTTGGAAGACAATTTAAGCCACATCGGTAAGGTGAAGCCCGAAGTGATGCTGCCGCCGATTGCTGGGCCTGCATGGGGCTACCGCCATCGCGCGCGGATGTCGGTGAAGTGGGTGGCCAAAAAAGAATCGGTGCTGGTGGGGTTTCACGAGCGTCGTGCGCCTTATATCTTAGACATGCACGAATGCCGTATTTTGCCTAAGCACGTGTCCGACTTGATTGATCCATTGCGTGAAGTGATCGCCAAACTGTCGATTTACAACCGCATGCCGCAAATTGAATGGGCGGTGGGCGAGCATGTGACGGTGATGGTGTTCCGAGTGATGGACCCGATGACGCCGGCGGATGAGGACATCATGCGTGCCTTTATTGATGCCCACACGACTGAAGCCAACCCGCTCCAGCTGTGGCTACAGCCTAAGGGGCCAGACACCGTGTACCCTTTCTACCCAGAGGTGACGCATCCTTTAACCTACGAGTTGGTCAATTTCGGCATTGAAATGCCTTATCATCCAACCGAGTTTACCCAGGTCAACCCCAGCATTAATGAGGTGATGGTGAGTCGCGCGATGCGTTTACTGGACCCTCAGCCGGGCGAGCGCATTGCCGACATGTTCTGCGGCATTGGTAACTTTACGTTGCCGATTGCCTCTTACAACACCACCGTGGTCGGCATTGAAGGCTCTGAGGCCTTGGTGAAACGCGCCAAAGAAAACGCCGTTCACAACGGCTTGGCGGATCGGGTTGAGTTCCAAGTGGCCAACCTGTTCTTGGTGACCGAAGAAAGCGTAGCGGCCTTAGGCCACTTTGACAAAATGTTAATCGATCCACCACGCGATGGCGCTTTTGAGCTGGTGAAGGCGCTCCAGTACGAAACCATGCCGCAGCGCATTGTGTACGTGTCGTGTAAGCCTGCCACCTTGGCGCGAGATGCCGCTGTATTGGCCGGTAAGGGTTATCACTTCAAGCATGCGGGCATCATCAATATGTTCCCGCACACGGCCCACGTTGAGTCGATCGGGGTATTTGAAAAAATGAACCCGGAAGATGCTGCCGTGGCACACGCCAAAGAAGCGATTAGGGCTCAGGCTGAAGCCGAAGCCAAGGCCATCCAAGATGCACGCATTAAAGAAGCCAAAGCCGCTAAGGCCGCCGCGAAGGCGGAGAAAAAAGCCTTAGAAGCAGCGAAGGC comes from Neisseriaceae bacterium CLB008 and encodes:
- the rlmD gene encoding 23S rRNA (uracil(1939)-C(5))-methyltransferase RlmD, with the protein product MSNIAKIESLDHEGQGVAHVDGKTIFISNALPYETVEYRSYRRKAAFELADSVEILSASSAREVPECPNYGVCGGCSMQHVAFQTQVAVKQRILEDNLSHIGKVKPEVMLPPIAGPAWGYRHRARMSVKWVAKKESVLVGFHERRAPYILDMHECRILPKHVSDLIDPLREVIAKLSIYNRMPQIEWAVGEHVTVMVFRVMDPMTPADEDIMRAFIDAHTTEANPLQLWLQPKGPDTVYPFYPEVTHPLTYELVNFGIEMPYHPTEFTQVNPSINEVMVSRAMRLLDPQPGERIADMFCGIGNFTLPIASYNTTVVGIEGSEALVKRAKENAVHNGLADRVEFQVANLFLVTEESVAALGHFDKMLIDPPRDGAFELVKALQYETMPQRIVYVSCKPATLARDAAVLAGKGYHFKHAGIINMFPHTAHVESIGVFEKMNPEDAAVAHAKEAIRAQAEAEAKAIQDARIKEAKAAKAAAKAEKKALEAAKAAQAEADKGAADV
- a CDS encoding L,D-transpeptidase gives rise to the protein MKRLLLTTLICGSTSLAFAGELLPDVAPSESLQHIVVNVPQQRLFFYENNKIVKVYPIVVGKNATKTPLGSYKIGATHRNPTWHVPQSIQKEMRAKGQTPVQTIAPGPKNPLGPVFIRFGDPKLGLGIHGTNAPSVIPGVRSHGCVRMKSPEALEVAAKVQRETEVSVIYQMASLNQDADGRLWLAAYKDPYFQKNLDKPKLLATIKAWSKETGKPVNDALVSKVLANQSGLDNCISCVNSTGKNSIKGDLIPLNWTDGQLERPVIEPAAPAVIDTPAAAAEQDSHSSGQGVEALP